GACTCGGCCGGGCTGACGGACCTGTTCGAGTTCGTCTACGCGGCCGAAGACGTCGAGCGGCCGAAGCCGGCGCCGGATCTCTACCTCGCGGCGTGCGCGGGACTCGGCGCCGAACCGGCGCGCAGCGTGGCCTTCGAGGATTCCCGCACCGGCGTGGCCTCGGCGAGGGCGGCGGGGATGTATGTCATCGGCGTGCCCTCGATCCCCGACACGACGCTCGACACGGACCGGACCTACGCTTCGCTCACCGATGACGAGCTCACCGCCTGGGCTGCGCAGGCGTGAGCGCCGACTGTTCGAAGCGGAACTCGCGGATGAAGCAGTCGCGCGGCTGACCGACCGCGAACAGCACGCAGTCGACGACCGAACTCGCGGTCAGGTCGCCGTCGGCAGCGCGCGGCCCGTCCTGCACGAAGTCCGGCGGGAACAACGAGATGACCCGGATGCCCTCCGGCCGCAGCCGATACGACAGGATCTCCGCGAGCCCGGCATGGGCGTGCTTCGCCGCGTAGAACGCCGGATGGGCGCCGGACCGGTGATGCCCCGGCTCCCCGCACGCCGAGATCAGGTTGACGATGTCCGGCCGCGCCGAGACCCGCAGCAACGGCAGCAGGTGTCTGGTCAACAGCATCGTGCCCGTCGCGCCGGCGGCCATCACCGTTTCGATCGTGTCGTCCGACGCGTCGGCCAGGTCGGCTCCGTCGACGTAGACGGCGCCGTTGTTGATTAGCACGTCGAGGAACGGCGTCCGGGCCGCCACGAAATCCGCGAACGCGCGGACCGAGTCCGGCACGGCCAGGTCGCACGGAAACGCTTCGGCCTGCGCTGCCCCGCGCGAGTTGATCAGGGTGGCGACCCGCGCGGCCGCCGCCGGGTCGCGGGCCGAGAGAAAGACCCGGGCGCCGCGCGCGGCGAAGGCCTCGGCCAGCATCTGCCCGGTGTCTCGACCGGCGCCGGTGACAGCGACGCGTAGCCCCGTGAGATCCATGGCGGACAGCCAAACACCTCAAGCCGGGTTGAGCTCAACCCCGTCCCGCAGGCGCTCATACTCGGCGACCGTCGGCACGACCGGCAGGAACAGCAGCAGGATCAGATAGGCCACGCCGAGCAGGCCCCCGGTGACCAGGGTCAGCAGCAGGACCACGGTGCGCACCCAGTCGACGTCGAACTCACCGCGGGCCGCGATGCCGAGGCAGACCCCGCCGAACCAGTTGCCCTCCTTGATCCGGCACCAGAAACGGCCACGCGGCTGGACACGGGCGGCCGGCACCGTGGGGCGCACCGGGCCGAGTTCGGCCAGGACCGCCGCCATCTCGGCGCCGGTCACCGGGCCGGGAAATGAGCTCAACCGGTCGCCGATCGCCGACTCGAGATCGCGGACGATCTCGTCGGCGTCCGGGTCGGCGAGCAACTGCCGCCGGGCGCCGTCGAGATAGCTCCGCAGGGCGTCGCGCGCCGCGAGGGTGGCGGGAAAAGCCGTGACATGACCGGTCAGGCGTACGAAAGTCGGCTCGTCCATGGGTCTCATCGTCCGATCGTGTTGATCATGTGAGAAAGCTCGTTCCAGTGGTCGCGGAACGCGGCGAGTTGGCCCTTGCCGGCGGCGGTGAGGGAGAAATATTTGCGGGGAGGGCCGGCCGGCGACTCGCGCCATTCGTGGTCAAGCAGCCCGTCGCGGCGCAGTTTGCTCAGCAGCGGGTAGAGCGTGCCCTCCTGCGCCGGGAAGCCGGCGTCCTGCAGCGCGGCGAGGATCTCCGCCACGTAGCGCTGCCGCGACTCGACGGCGGCGAGCACGAGCGGTTCGAGCAGGCCGCGCCGCAACGCCACCAGTTTGGGGTCTGCCTGCATGTCACTACCTTGGCAGAGCAAGGTACCTTCGGCCAAGGGTTATGACGTCGACCCGACTCTGACCGGGGTGGATTCCGCCGGCAACGTGCCCAGCAGCGCGAGCGCGTCCGCGCTCGGCGAGCCCGGCGCGGCGCGGTAGACGACGAGCAGTTGTCCGTCGGCGCCGGTGACGGCGAACTTCTCGTAGTGCAGTTCGAGCTCGCCGACGATCGGGTGACGCATCCGGTGCAGGCCGCCGCCCGGGTGCGGCTTGGCGTCGTGCCGCGACCAGAGCCGGCGGAACAGGTCGCTCTTCACCGACAGCTCGCCGACCAGGTCGGTCAGCCGCGGGTCGTCGACGTCGGGGCCGACCATCAACCGCAGCGCGGCGACCAGGCTGCCGACCCGCTCCTCCCAGCCGGGCAGGAACGCCTGCACCGCCGGATCGAGCAGCACCGACCGGATGATGTTGCCGCCCGGCGTGAAGATCGGCGACAACGCGACGGCCAGCCGGTTGGCGGCCAACACGTCCTGGAGCGGGCCCTGCACGTACGCCGGCGTGGTGTGCCAGGCATCAAGGAGCAGTTGTACGCCCGGTCGCACCCGCTCCGGTCGCCGCCGCCGAGGGGTCTGCGGTGCGCCGAGGGCGTGCAGGTGCGCGGTGGCGTCCTCGTCGAGGCCGAGCGCGCGGGCGATCGCGTCGAGCACCTGCGGCGACGGACGCCGGTCACGGCCCTGCTCGAGCCGCGTGTAGTACTCGGTGCTCACCCCGGCGAGCATCGCCAACTCGTCGCGGCGCAGCCCCGGCACCCGCCGATGGCCGCTGTCGCGCAGCCCGACGTCCTCGGGCCGGATCAGCTCGCGCCGGGCCCGCAGGTATTCGCCGATCAGGTTCACGCGTTCGACCATATGCCGGTGCCGCCCACCGCTGGGTAGCCCTGACAGCACCCCTCTCACCAGGGAAATGGCTGATCCGCCGCGGTGGCCGCAGGTTGGTGGCATGACTTCCCGAACCTGGCTCATCACGGGTGCGAACAGCGGCTTCGGCCGGCACCTCAGCGAGCAACTCCTGTCCCGCGGCGACCGCGTCGCCGGCACGTTCCGCACTCCTGGCAGCGTCGACGACCTCGCGGCCCGCTGGCCGGACGCCTTCCACGCCGCCCACCTCGACGTCACGGACGCGGCCGAGATCACCACGGTCGTCGACAAGGCCTGGGCCGACCTGGGCCGGATCGACGTGGTCGTCAGCAACGCCGGGTATGGCCTGATGGGCGCCGCCGAGGAACTGACCGACGACCAGGTGGTGCACCAGATCGCGACCAACCTCACCGGTTCGATCCGGCTGATCCGGGCCGCGCTGCCACACCTGCGCCGGCAGGGCGGCGGCCGGATCCTGCAACTGTCCTCGGTCGGCGGCCAGGTGGCGTGGCCGGGCGGGTCGCTCTACCACGCCACGAAGTGGGGCGTCGAAGGCTTCGCGGACGCGCTCGCGGCGGAGGTCGCCCCGCTCGGCATCGGTGTCACGATCGTCGAGCCGGGCGGTGCGCACACCAACTTCCGCTACGGCGGATCGGTGCTCGCGGACCGCATCGAGGCCTACGACGCCACCCCCGCCGCCGGAATCCGCCGCATCCTCACGGAACGCACGACCGTCGGCATCGGCGACCCGGCCCGGATGGCCACCGCCATGATCGCCAGCGTCGACCAGGACACCGCGCCGCGCCGACTGGTGCTGGGCAGCGACGCGTTCGCCGCCATGGAAGCCGCCCTGACCGCCCGGCTCGCCGACGTGCGCACCCAACGGGAGTCGGCGGCGGCGACCGACAAGGCGTAGCTACAGCCGCGCCAGCGCCGCGCGCAGGAACTCGTCGCGGCGCGCGGTGTGCTCCGGGGGATCGCATTCGGTCGGCGTGTTCAACGCGGCGACCGCGTCCCAGTAGGCCCCGTCGGCGGTCTTCCAGTCGATCAACGTCTGTCCGACCAGATTTCCAGGCCACACATCCCCGTGTACGAGGATCGGCGCGCCCGCCGTGACCC
This genomic interval from Asanoa ferruginea contains the following:
- a CDS encoding PspC domain-containing protein, with protein sequence MDEPTFVRLTGHVTAFPATLAARDALRSYLDGARRQLLADPDADEIVRDLESAIGDRLSSFPGPVTGAEMAAVLAELGPVRPTVPAARVQPRGRFWCRIKEGNWFGGVCLGIAARGEFDVDWVRTVVLLLTLVTGGLLGVAYLILLLFLPVVPTVAEYERLRDGVELNPA
- a CDS encoding SDR family NAD(P)-dependent oxidoreductase, coding for MDLTGLRVAVTGAGRDTGQMLAEAFAARGARVFLSARDPAAAARVATLINSRGAAQAEAFPCDLAVPDSVRAFADFVAARTPFLDVLINNGAVYVDGADLADASDDTIETVMAAGATGTMLLTRHLLPLLRVSARPDIVNLISACGEPGHHRSGAHPAFYAAKHAHAGLAEILSYRLRPEGIRVISLFPPDFVQDGPRAADGDLTASSVVDCVLFAVGQPRDCFIREFRFEQSALTPAQPRR
- a CDS encoding PadR family transcriptional regulator, translated to MQADPKLVALRRGLLEPLVLAAVESRQRYVAEILAALQDAGFPAQEGTLYPLLSKLRRDGLLDHEWRESPAGPPRKYFSLTAAGKGQLAAFRDHWNELSHMINTIGR
- a CDS encoding SDR family oxidoreductase; translation: MTSRTWLITGANSGFGRHLSEQLLSRGDRVAGTFRTPGSVDDLAARWPDAFHAAHLDVTDAAEITTVVDKAWADLGRIDVVVSNAGYGLMGAAEELTDDQVVHQIATNLTGSIRLIRAALPHLRRQGGGRILQLSSVGGQVAWPGGSLYHATKWGVEGFADALAAEVAPLGIGVTIVEPGGAHTNFRYGGSVLADRIEAYDATPAAGIRRILTERTTVGIGDPARMATAMIASVDQDTAPRRLVLGSDAFAAMEAALTARLADVRTQRESAAATDKA
- a CDS encoding helix-turn-helix domain-containing protein gives rise to the protein MNLIGEYLRARRELIRPEDVGLRDSGHRRVPGLRRDELAMLAGVSTEYYTRLEQGRDRRPSPQVLDAIARALGLDEDATAHLHALGAPQTPRRRRPERVRPGVQLLLDAWHTTPAYVQGPLQDVLAANRLAVALSPIFTPGGNIIRSVLLDPAVQAFLPGWEERVGSLVAALRLMVGPDVDDPRLTDLVGELSVKSDLFRRLWSRHDAKPHPGGGLHRMRHPIVGELELHYEKFAVTGADGQLLVVYRAAPGSPSADALALLGTLPAESTPVRVGSTS